ACCATCGCCGTCCCGCTGATGACCGCCTACGCCATCAACAAGCACGCGCCGCGCAAGCTGAAGCGCCTCTACGACACACGGGAGGAGGCGCTGGAGCACATCGCCGGCGAGATCCGCGAGAAGTTCGGCAACGTGCCGCTGGCGCAGCGCTGATTCATGGCGCGCAACTCGCCATGAGCATGCCTCAGGCCTCGGGGCCCGAGGCAGCCCCGCCGAGTTTGGAAAAATGACCACGACAAATGCTCACAAGGCATTTTTCAGGGTGGTGACGCCGGCGGAGGCGTTGGCGGCATTGTGCCAGGTCGACCCCGTCGAAGCGGAGGCTGTCCCCACCACCGAGGCGCGCGGCCGCGTGCTGGCCGAAGACCTCTACTCGCAAGTGGATCTCCCCCACTTCAACCGGGCCGGCATGGACGGCTACGCGGTCATGGCGCGGGATACCTTCGGCGCCAGTCCCGCCCTGCCCGCCTACCTCAGGCTCGCGGGAACCGTGGAGATGGGAGAGGAGGCCACGCGCCGCCTGGGCGCGCGCGCGGCCGTGCGCATCTCCACCGGCGGCATGCTTCCACCCGGGAGCGACGCCGTAGTCATGGTGGAGCACACCGAGGAGACCGGCGACGGGTCCGTGGAGATCCACAGGGCCGCCTCCCCCTGGCTCAACGTCATCCAGGTGGGCGACGACATCCGCAAGGGCGATCCCGTGTTCGCGCGCGGAAGGCGGCTGCGCGCCCATGACCTCGGGGCGCTCACCGGCATCGGCATCGCGTCGGTGCCGGTGTACCGCAAACCGCGGGTGACCCTCATCTCCACGGGCGACGAGATCGTCGGGGTGGACCGGGAGCCCCGGCCCGGACAGGTGCGCAACATCAACCAGCACTCGCTGGCCGGCCTCATCGCGGAGTGCGGCGCCACGATGAACGATCTCGGCGTGGTGCCCGACGAACCGGCGGCGTTGCGGGCCGCGCTGACCGAAGGCCTTGGCTGGGGCGACCTGGTGCTGCTCTCGGGCGGCAGTTCCATGGGCACGCGGGACATGGCGGTGGAGGTCATTCAATCGTTGCCGGATTCGCTGATCTTCTTTCACGGCATCTCCGTAAGCCCGGGCAAACCCACCATCTATGCCCACGCCGCGGGGAAGTCCGTACTGGGACTTCCCGGCTACCCGGTGT
The sequence above is a segment of the Deltaproteobacteria bacterium genome. Coding sequences within it:
- a CDS encoding molybdopterin-binding protein, which gives rise to MTTTNAHKAFFRVVTPAEALAALCQVDPVEAEAVPTTEARGRVLAEDLYSQVDLPHFNRAGMDGYAVMARDTFGASPALPAYLRLAGTVEMGEEATRRLGARAAVRISTGGMLPPGSDAVVMVEHTEETGDGSVEIHRAASPWLNVIQVGDDIRKGDPVFARGRRLRAHDLGALTGIGIASVPVYRKPRVTLISTGDEIVGVDREPRPGQVRNINQHSLAGLIAECGATMNDLGVVPDEPAALRAALTEGLGWGDLVLLSGGSSMGTRDMAVEVIQSLPDSLIFFHGISVSPGKPTIYAHAAGKSVLGLPGYPVSALVIFDLFAAPLIRALSGESTPAAHTGRNTVRAVMDTNVSSQTGREDYVRVTLASRGETVYALPLPSKSGAIFTLVKADGMVRIDLNREGLEQGEEVEVLLF